In Leptodactylus fuscus isolate aLepFus1 chromosome 2, aLepFus1.hap2, whole genome shotgun sequence, one genomic interval encodes:
- the BAZ2A gene encoding bromodomain adjacent to zinc finger domain protein 2A: METNNHFGSTGQPPLSSASGLKQLPQLVEPVYTNNSLVIFPQQAKGLNCDMPVNGLISPSIPTNPHGTYASDASTTSRPASNNFDYLWKYPKSTIVIDSNGPSSHQVNGSVSPLANGPFCKGNSQDAWENTASSHPTSLTISGQDLCNFSNSNVKVAAAVNETLYFSETSHPAPASPIPSIQGVSVTSQSQEKQQGIESNAAKVLEYDETLPEAAESSDVQTGDRIHEHNGPDMSVEQLSPAASSLLRAPDINSLNVPSPIPARLEDSHVLHSETTMDTSENEASGESVSSMMNDVEETEGEMQQNEETALDESQDFGCQSQSDTAFYPVVEEAKDSCISRSVSASPELRDSGVQDEECEMEKSPERSKAAEPSAVVESSSLTEIYTNNTTPEASTVPDHEEEELEPGEVKGATVRRRIATPEEVRYPLLHGWKREVRIKKGSHRWQGETWYYAPCGKRMKQFPEVIKYLSKYAGPHVRREHFSFSPRMPVGDFYEERHTPEGTKWVLLNSEEIPSRILAITGKRGRPRNMEKAKAKESKVKRGRGRPPKVKMIDLLSKPDAKLLRKLENQDILSDVEKVQLSKLRKKMRRKARSQEAKQEAAKKLKLREKKEKEKEEKEREQKIKEAEQMEVKKKVRRKLKEKVAPPPPVPKPDRKQLAQQRRLEERKRQQFMLEEMKKPTEDMCLPDHQPLPDFSRVPGVVLPGSAFHQCLMTVEFLQSYGKVFGLDETKEVPSLFTLQEGLFNVGDSLWEVQDLLVKLLKVALFDPGLPSYCQSLKILGEKVSEITLTRENVSEILRIFLEAYGGDIELCDSLRAHPFQAQPPHIKAAVLAFLIDELNASTLIISEIDKTLENMSNYRKNKWIIEGKIRRLKFALGKKTGRQDFQVNSTEECRTRRSTRNNEENEDAVGDESALLKPADDEEEQMSNVNSLDLERQIEKLTKRQMFLRKKIISCSQRLRCMSLGQDRYRRFYWMLPHIGGIFVEGSTDHFGYTSDTPQTEVLEFSGVKMEEEEGTEEKYLCSLNRSRGRPRKSEHCKYCQCPGSQPAPVNGLLQANPSENQQGISQTTVLSWLTHCQTSIMNSTVLTPENSPHRTEGTSTFDIGPCPGATDTDEKDNRLFNSLLRTPCTENSPNPNCQSNSLLSPSLTATTQPIQVSGLADEKHQSVGSQLPSVNTICQVCNKPMSNATAAEKRRGRPSSKLLTQIEQKYYNQLIERPIPEDMKNTWWWIKDPAVLESLLKALHPRGIREKSLHKHLTKHLVHLKEMCARPATDALFQFRPPEGHPICQEMLDKWSVEQWTFQVDLAVLQWVEDLEQRVMASDLQLRGWNPPSLDSVRSDLKYFEHKMEASDDIFAKVKREEGQAHREPDNPLDIAVLRLLELEHNVERRYLKEPLWILSEVQHEKIVITDPETSSTTETQYSITSRLRLWRQTVERCRSSAQLSLCLQQFEKSLAWERSVNKVTCIYCRKGDNDESLLLCDSCDRGCHTYCHRPRLAEIPEGDWFCPNCISLQGESEYLRPGGSSKRAKKSVQRYQDNSPLKQSRRKEPATVSQQSPAEASLAKRRRIGTRSQCPDLTFCEIILMEMESHDDAWPFLEPVNPRLVPGYRKIIKNPMDFSTMRNKLLNGRYSSCEEFAEDAELVFSNCQLFNEDESEVGKAGLVLKKFYESRWEEFNQERENNSL, translated from the exons ATGGAGACAAACAATCACTTTGGAAGCACTGGCCAGCCTCCCTTATCTAGCGCCTCAGGACTGAAACAGCTGCCTCAATTGGTGGAACCGGTTTACACAAATAATTCTCTTGTAATATTTCCTCAACAAGCAAAAG GTCTGAATTGCGACATGCCGGTGAATGGCCTGATCTCCCCCTCCATACCAACCAATCCTCATGGGACATATGCATCAGATGCCAGTACTACCAGTCGCCCTGCATCCAATAACTTTGACTACCTCTGGAAATATCCCAAGTCTACTATTGTGATTGATAGCAATGGGCCAAGCTCGCATCAAGTCAATGGTTCAGTATCTCCATTGGCCAATGGTCCATTTTGTAAAGGAAACTCGCAGGACGCCTGGGAAAACACAGCTTCCAGTCATCCAACATCTCTCACAATCAGTGGTCAGGACTTGTGTAACTTTAGTAATTCTAATGTTAAAGTGGCAGCTGCAGTAAATGAGACACTTTACTTCTCTGAGACTTCTCATCCAGCTCCGGCATCACCAATACCTAGCATACAAGGTGTCTCTGTTACCTCTCAATCCCAGGAAAAACAGCAGGGAATAGAATCAAATGCTGCAAAAGTATTGGAGTATGACGAAACATTGCCAGAAGCTGCTGAGTCCTCTGATGTTCAAACAG gtgatagaatacATGAGCACAATGGGCCAGACATGTCAGTTGAACAACTCAGCCCTGCTGCTTCTAGCCTACTTCGCGCTCCTGATATCAATAGTCTTAATGTCCCATCTCCAATTCCAGCAAGACTTGAAGACTCCCATGTTCTCCACTCTGAAACCACCATGGATACCTCTGAAAATGAAGCCAGTGGCG AATCAGTCAGCAGCATGATGAATGATGTGGAGGAAACTGAAGGTGAAATGCAACAAAATGAAGAGACTGCTTTAGATGAATCCCAAGATTTTGGCTGTCAGTCACAATCGGACACTGCCTTCTATCCCGTGGTTGAAGAAGCCAAGGACTCTTGTATATCCCGTTCGGTGTCTGCATCTCCTGAGCTACGAGACTCTGGAGTACAAG ATGAAGAGTGTGAAATGGAAAAAAGCCCAGAAAGAAGTAAAGCAGCAGAACCCAGTGCTGTCGTAGAGAGCAGCTCACTGACTGAAATTTACACCAATAACACAACCCCCGAAGCAAGTACTGTCCCTGACCATGAAGAGGAAGAACTGGAGCCTGGAGAAGTAAAGG GTGCTACAGTACGGAGAAGGATAGCTACTCCAGAAGAAGTGCGTTACCCTCTTCTCCACGG GTGGAAGCGTGAAGTTAGAATAAAGAAAGGCAGTCACCGGTGGCAAGGAGAGACCTGGTACTATGCTCCCTGTGGGAAAAGAATGAAGCAGTTCCCTGAGGTTATTAAG TATCTCTCTAAATACGCCGGACCTCACGTCAGAAGAGAGCACTTCAGCTTTAGTCCAAGAATGCCAGTTGGGGACTTCTATGAGGAGCGACACACTCCAGAG GGCACAAAGTGGGTACTGCTGAACTCTGAAGAAATTCCCTCCCGCATATTGGCCATCACAGGGAAGAGGGGCCGTCCTCGTAACATGGAAAAGGCTAAAGCAAAGGAAAGTAAGGTGAAGCGAGGAAGAGGTCGTCCTCCGAAAGTCAAGATGATTGACCTACTGAGCAAACCTGATGCTAAACTCTTGAGGAAGCTGGAAAATCAAG ATATCCTTAGTGATGTTGAGAAGGTGCAGTTGAGTAAGCTAAGAAAGAAAATGAGAAGGAAG GCCAGAAGTCAAGAAGCAAAACAAGAAGCAGCAAAGAAACTAAAA CTAAgagaaaagaaagagaaggaaaaagaagaaaaggagagAGAGCAAAAGATAAAGGAAGCTGAGCAGATGGAAGTTAAGAAAAAAGTAAGGAGAAAACTGAAGGAAAAAGTAGCACCTCCCCCTCCTGTTCCAAAACCAGACAGGAAGCAGCTTGCACAACAGCGGCGGCTGGAAGAACGCAAGCGCCAGCAGTTTATGTTGGAGGAGATGAAGAAACCCACTGAAGATATGTGTTTGCCAGATCATCAG CCATTACCAGACTTTTCACGTGTCCCAGGAGTAGTGTTACCTGGTAGTGCCTTCCATCAGTGCTTAATGACTGTAGAGTTCCTCCAGTCTTATGGAAAAGTTTTCGGATTGGATGAAACGAAGGAAGTACCCAGCCTCTTCACTCTGCAGGAAGGACTCTTCAATGTGGGGGACAGTTTATGGGAAGTACAAGACTTGCTGGTGAAACTGTTGAAGGTTGCATTATTTGACCCTGGGCTTCCATCTTACTGCCAG TCTTTGAAAATCCTAGGCGAAAAAGTTTCTGAAATCACTTTAACCAGGGAAAATGTGTCTGAAATACTCCGTATCTTCCTGGAGGCATATGGTGGTGACATTGAGCTCTGTGATAGCCTCCGCGCTCATCCATTTCAGGCGCAACCACCCCACATCAAAGCAGCTGTGCTCGCCTTTCTCATAGATGAGCTCAATGCCAGTACTCTGATCATCAG TGAAATTGATAAAACTTTGGAGAACATGTCTAATTATAGAAAGAACAAGTGGATAATTGAGGGCAAAATTCGCAG GTTGAAGTTTGCATTAGGAAAGAAGACAGGACGACAAGACTTTCAAGTCAACAGTACTGAGGAGTGTCGGACAAGACGCAGTACACGCAATAATGAAGAAAATGAGGATGCTGTGGGTGATGAATCTGCTTTATTGAAACCTGCTGACGATGAAGAG GAACAAATGTCAAATGTGAATTCTTTGGATCTAGAAAGACAGATAGAAAAGCTCACTAAG CGTCAGATGTTTCTGAGAAAGAAAATCATTAGCTGTTCTCAAAGGCTTCGCTGTATGTCTCTGGGTCAGGATAGGTACCGCAGATTCTACTGGATGCTTCCACACATAGGTGGCATCTTCGTTGAAGGATCGACTGACCATTTTG GTTACACTTCAGATACTCCTCAAACTGAAGTGTTGGAATTTTCTGGGGTGAAGATGGAAGAGGAGGAAGGGACagaagaaaaatatttgtgttcACTTAATCGCTCTCGAGGTCGACCACGAAAGTCAGAGCATTGTAAATACTGTCAGTGTCCTGGGTCTCAACCAGCCCCAGTGAATGGCCTTTTGCAAGCAAATCCTTCTGAAAACCAACAGGGCATAAGCCAGACAACAGTGCTGTCATGGCTGACACATTGTCAAACTTCCATCATGAACAGCACTGTGTTGACGCCAGAGAATAGTCCTCATCGCACTGAGGGGACATCTACATTTGACATTGGGCCCTGTCCTGGGGCTACTGACACAGATGAGAAGGATAACAGGTTGTTCAACTCACTCCTTAGGACTCCTTGCactgaaaattccccaaaccccaATTGTCAGTCAAACAGCTTGCTTTCTCCATCTCTCACTGCAACCACACAGCCAATACAG GTCAGTGGATTGGCAGATGAAAAGCATCAGTCTGTTGGTTCTCAGCTGCCATCTGTGAATACAATTTGCCAAGTGTGTAACAAGCCCATGAGCAATGCCACCGCGGCGGAGAAACGAAGAGGGCGACCATCCAGCAAACTGTTAACACAAATAGAGCAAAAGTACTACAATCAGCTAATAGAAAGGCCTATACCAGAAG ATATGAAAAACACATGGTGGTGGATAAAGGACCCAGCTGTGCTGGAGTCGTTGCTAAAAGCTCTGCACCCTCGAGGTATCCGTGAAAAATCTTTGCACAAACATCTTACAAAGCATCTTGTGCATCTCAAGGAAATGTGCGCCCGGCCAGCTACTG ATGCACTGTTTCAATTCAGACCCCCTGAAGGTCATCCTATATGTCAGGAGATGCTGGACAAATGGTCTGTTGAGCAATGGACGTTTCAGGTGGATCTCGCTGTTCTACAGTGGGTGGAAGACTTAGAACAAAGGGTCATGGCATCAGACTTGCAGCTACGG GGCTGGAACCCTCCTAGCTTAGACTCTGTTCGGAGTGACCTAAAATACTTTGAGCACAAGATGGAAGCATCCGATGATATTTTTGCAAAAGTGAAAAGAGAAGAGGGACAAGCACACAGAGAACCAGATAATCCACTAGACATAGCTGTGCTGCGACTTTTAGAACTGGAGCACAATGTGGAAAGAAGGTACCTGAAGGAACCCCTGTGGATATTGAGCGAGGTGCAGCATGAGAAGATTGTCATCACTGACCCAGAGACATCGTCTACCACTGAAAC TCAGTACAGCATTACGTCACGTCTGCGTCTGTGGCGCCAAACAGTGGAGCGATGCCGGAGTTCAGCCCAGCTGTCTCTATGTTTGCAGCAGTTTGAGAAGTCTTTAGCTTGGGAGCGTTCTGTTAATAAAGTG ACTTGCATTTATTGTCGAAAAGGCGACAATGATGAAAGCTTGCTGCTCTGTGACAGTTGTGATCGTGGTTGCCACACTTATTGCCATCGGCCTCGGCTCGCCGAGATTCCAGAAGGAGACTGGTTTTGCCCCAACTGTATATCTTTG caaggAGAAAGTGAGTATCTACGACCCGGCGGTTCTTCTAAAAGAGCTAAGAAAAGTGTGCAACGATATCAAGATAATAGTCCCTTGAAGCAGTCACGTCGAAAAGAGCCAGCAACAGTCTCTCAACAATCTCCAGCTGAAGCATCACTAGCAAAACGGAGACGCATCGGAACTCGAAGCCAGTGCCCCGATCTAACGTTCTGCGA AATAATCTTAATGGAGATGGAGTCACATGATGATGCATGGCCCTTCCTAGAACCTGTGAATCCACGCCTCGTTCCTGGATACAGGAAAATCATCAAAAACCCTATGGATTTTTCTACGATGCGGAACAAGTTGTTAAATGGACG ATATTCCAGCTGTGAAGAGTTTGCAGAAGATGCCGAGCTGGTATTCAGTAATTGCCAACTATTTAATGAGGACGAGTCTGAAGTAGGGAAGGCCGGACTGGTGCTGAAAAAGTTCTATGAAAGCCGATGGGAGGAATTTAACCAAGAGCGAGAAAACAATTCACTTTGA